The following nucleotide sequence is from Caldisericum sp..
ACTTGCCTATCTTACATAGGCACACTATTATACTACTTTTTGCTCTCTTGTCAAGGGGGTAACCCCCAAGACTTTCTACTTTTTTCAAGGTGCTTCGCTCAAGGTTTTTTGAGTTCCTTGACTCTCAGCGATTACAATAATACCAAAAAGTATATCCCATGTCAAGGGGGGACAAGGGGATTTTCAAAAATTCTTTCAAAATTCTAATAAAACATTTTCTAATCTAATCTTGTTTAAATTCCTTTAGGTTTTCTCTCTTCGAAAATTTTAATTTACAAAAAGACCTACTAAATTCAAGTAATTCACTTAAATACTTATTTCCTTAACCGTTAGCGAGCGTTATGCTCCTCTATCCAGCCAATTACATTGTTTATTTCTATCTTTTCTCCATTGTCTCTAGTAAAGCTTCCATTATAGGTGCTAAAAATCTGGTATAGTACACTTTTAAGAAGAACCAGGTTAGTACGAGCAAGCCTTACCATAAAAGGTTTGAAAGTTAGTTTTAATTTATTATCAGAAGACTTTATACGCCACTCTTTCTCAAGGTGTTCATGCTGATACCCTAAGATTTATTTTCTCTAAAATGCTCTGCTTCTACCTTTGAAAAAATACAACCACAGTAATTCTGCCTATAAAGGCCATAGTATTTACTTAATATAACGCTTGCCTTAAAACCGTTTTTCTTTTTGAAATCAATTGGAAGGAACTTAACTCCGTAAGTTTTTTCAAGTTCATAAGAAATATCAAACACCCACTTTGAATTCTTGTGAGGGCTTATCGTTATCGTCGTTGTAAAATAGTCAAAACCAAGATCTCTTGCAAGTTTTGCTGTTCTTTCAAGTCGCTCTTTATAGCAGAGATAGCACCTTTCTCCCCCTTCGTGCACTTTCTCAAGCCCCTTAACCATCCTGAACCAGTTCCTTAAGACATCATCGTTATACTCACCTTCAATCAATGGGAACTTCTGTATTTTTGAAAGTTTTCTAATCTCTTCAAGCCTTTTATAGTATTCCTCTTTTGGGTGGATATTGGGATTGTAGAAAAAGCCTGTTACATCGTAATGAAGCCCTCTAAGAAGAAGAATAGGGTAAGTTGCATCTGGAGCACAGCATATATGGAGAAGAACCTTCTCGTAATTCCCAACGGGAAGCGTCTGTTTATTTTTTTCCCTTTTCATACTAAAATTATAATATGAAAGTGATTTTACAACTACTCAGTAACAACATATTAATAGCATCAATTATTTCGAACCTCGTTGCTCAGGGATTGAAAGTGATAATTTATTATCTCATTGAAAAAGAGTGGAATTGGAGAATGTTTACCTCAACCGGAGGAAACCCAAGTTCTCACACGGCAACCGTAACAACATTAACAATCCTTTTAGGCGCAAAGTACGGTTTTGATTCTCCTTATTTTACAATTGCTTTTATTTTTTCTTCCGTCGTCGTTGTTGATGCAATCTCAGTAAGAAGAGAAGTTGGAAAACATGCTAAGACGATGAATGACATCTTCTTTGAAACACCGCTTGGAAAAAGGCTACAGGAAACTGTAGATATAGAGGTTTTTAAGGAACTTGTAGGTCACTCAGGACCAGAAGTATTTATCGGTTTCCTTCTGGGGCTTCTTATTGCAGTAATTGATATCGTATTTTTCTTTAAATAACCTAAATGTTCAAAGAAAGGTCAAACCTGTACTGTAAAGCTTCTGCAATGTGAGGAAGCCTCACATCAACGCTTCCTTCAAGGTCCGCAATCGTCCTTGCAACCTTCAAAATTTTATCAAATCCCCTTCCTGTGAGCCCAAGCCTTTCAGAAGCATTCTCAAGGAAAGCTTTCTCCTCGTGGTTAAGTTTTATAAATGTCTTTATCGAGCGAGGTGTAAGAGAGGCGTTATTTTTGATTTTCGTGTTGAGATAACGCTTCGTTTGGATTTCACGAGCACGCATCACTCTTTCTCTTACAGATTTTGAAGATTCAGACTTTGTATCGGCAACAAGTTCGCTTGGCAAAAGCCTCGGTACTTCAATTTGGATATCAAAACGATCCCATATTGGTCCTGAGACTCTATTTCTATAACGCTTTATCTCTGAGATTGAGCAGGTGCAGGCGTGCTCTTTGTCACCAAACCACCCACAAGGACATGGATTCATCGCAGCAACAAGCATAAAATTGGAGGGGAATTTGATGCGTTCCTTTGCCCTCGTTACCACCACAAAACCATCTTCCATAGGTTGCCTCAATGAATCAAGAACATCCCTTCTAAATTCAGGCAGTTCGTCAAGGAAAAGGACCCCATTATGTGCAAGGCTCACCTCGTCAGGCGAACAACAGTTTCTATATTTTATAAAAAGTGTATAATAGTAAATTGATATGGATAAAAAACTATTAACTATAAAACAATGTAGGGAGATATACGGAATTAGCAGGATTACACTGATCAACTATGAAAGGAAAGGTCTAATAACTCCTTTAAGAATGCCAGGGGAGTTAGGAGATATAGAGTAGAAGATATTGAGAGAGAATTTTTGGGAATAATAGAAGAGAAAAAAGATATCAGAAAAACAGTTTTATATGCAAGAGTAAGCACAAAAAACAAGAGGAATATTTAAAAGATCAAGTTAAGAGATTAGAAGAGTATGCTAATTCAAATAATTGGAATTGTGAGATTATACAGGAAATAGCAAGTGGAGTAAATGAAAATAGAAGAGGATTACAGAAATTACTAAATATGGTTCAGAGGGG
It contains:
- a CDS encoding DUF2804 family protein, which produces MLGYQHEHLEKEWRIKSSDNKLKLTFKPFMVRLARTNLVLLKSVLYQIFSTYNGSFTRDNGEKIEINNVIGWIEEHNAR
- a CDS encoding epoxyqueuosine reductase QueH, with translation MKREKNKQTLPVGNYEKVLLHICCAPDATYPILLLRGLHYDVTGFFYNPNIHPKEEYYKRLEEIRKLSKIQKFPLIEGEYNDDVLRNWFRMVKGLEKVHEGGERCYLCYKERLERTAKLARDLGFDYFTTTITISPHKNSKWVFDISYELEKTYGVKFLPIDFKKKNGFKASVILSKYYGLYRQNYCGCIFSKVEAEHFRENKS
- a CDS encoding divergent PAP2 family protein is translated as MKVILQLLSNNILIASIISNLVAQGLKVIIYYLIEKEWNWRMFTSTGGNPSSHTATVTTLTILLGAKYGFDSPYFTIAFIFSSVVVVDAISVRREVGKHAKTMNDIFFETPLGKRLQETVDIEVFKELVGHSGPEVFIGFLLGLLIAVIDIVFFFK